A genomic segment from Synchiropus splendidus isolate RoL2022-P1 chromosome 18, RoL_Sspl_1.0, whole genome shotgun sequence encodes:
- the LOC128749977 gene encoding double-strand-break repair protein rad21-like protein 1 isoform X2 translates to MLFYINQFNSEQGTLGKVWLAAFWQGKVTKADVLQCSVESAVKEIKSLELNVGMRTYGHLLLGVVRILSRKAEYLHADSSEALVKINMTFRPGLTGAPVNTRAMTLTEDFTCLDSSMPEMSDSDCFSHHQSRPEEITLKDDLGNNFLNFVASGKDLTFPSLAFGEDGFGDEGNEHELLAFLESCSDHAVDFLHKEPPDQNSKNLSLHEKQDVDTVEPVEAENSTLNKEASHLKPVAAPVNMEEKKRLRRKRKLVVDHVKELSTDTIRKQIADYSDLLAPMEMAPPTRTLMQWMERGSANNLFSQMCSSVDSSTIKEFFSRCLMMESPDVDFGVEEVHQEKLRAAEQREDNSVRSSLGDSPPLTTPELPSEDSLCVQPSAEPPDTLSTQSAVNYQEFMDSRITQRAWRIHRVLKKLEVVQLYQNATYGDILITPGPRF, encoded by the exons ATGCTGTTCTACATCAACCAGTTCAACTCTGAGCAGGGGACTTTAGGCAAAGTCTGGCTGGCAGCCTTTTGGCAGGGAAAAGTCACCAAGGCAGATGTGCTTCAATGTAGCGTGGAGTCAGCTGTCAAAGAAATAAAGTCGCTTGAG CTGAATGTTGGAATGAGAACATATGGACATCTACTCCTCGGTGTGGTTCGCATCCTCTCAAGAAAAGCCGAATACCTACATGCTGACAGTAGCGAAGCCCTTGTGAAAATCAACATGACCTTCCGTCCAG GCTTGACAGGTGCTCCTGTGAATACTAGAGCCATGACTTTAACTGAAGATTTCACTTGCCTTGATAGCTCAATGCCAGAAATGAG CGACTCGGATTGCTTCTCACACCACCAGAGTCGACCAGAGGAAATCACTCTGAAAGACGATTTGGGGAACAATTTCCTGAACTTTGTGGCTTCTG GGAAGGACCTGACTTTCCCAAGTCTGGCCTTTGGAGAGGATGGATTTGGTGACGAGGGCAACGAACATGAACTGCTCG CCTTCCTCGAAAGCTGCAGTGACCACGCCGTGGACTTCTTACATAAGGAACCGCCCGACCAGAATTCCAAGAACCTATCACTCCATGAGAAGCAAG ATGTTGACACAGTAGAGCCTGTGGAAGCTGAGAACTCCACATTGAACAAGGAGGCGTCCCACCTTAAACCTGTGGCGGCTCCTG tgaacatggaggagaagaagcggTTGAGACGAAAACGCAAGTTAGTCGTCGATCATGTTAAAGAACTGAGCACTGACACCATCAGAAAGCAGATTGCCGACTACTCTGACCTGCTCGCCCCAATGGAGATGGCTCCGCCGACCAGGACACTCATGCAGTGGATGGAGCGCGGCAGTGCAAACAACCTCTtctcacagatgtgcagcagtGTCGACTCCTCTACCATCAAGGAG TTCTTTTCCAGGTGTCTCATGATGGAGTCTCCTGACGTAGACTTTGGAGTGGAGGAGGTACATCAGGAGAAACTCCGGG CTGCAGAACAGAGAGAGGATAATAGTGTCCGCAGCAGTTTAGGTGATTCACCACCATTGACCACGCCAGAACTCCCATCAGAAGACTCTCTCTGTGTTCAGCCATCTGCTGAGCCTCCCGACACTCTTTCCACTCAG TCGGCGGTGAACTACCAAGAATTCATGGACAGTAGAATAACCCAGAGGGCGTGGAGGATTCATCGTGTCCTCAAA AAGCTGGAAGTCGTCCAGCTGTACCAGAACGCAACCTACGGGGACATCCTGATCACCCCAGGACCAAGGTTCTAG
- the LOC128749977 gene encoding double-strand-break repair protein rad21 homolog isoform X1 — translation MLFYINQFNSEQGTLGKVWLAAFWQGKVTKADVLQCSVESAVKEIKSLELNVGMRTYGHLLLGVVRILSRKAEYLHADSSEALVKINMTFRPGLTGAPVNTRAMTLTEDFTCLDSSMPEMSDSDCFSHHQSRPEEITLKDDLGNNFLNFVASGKDLTFPSLAFGEDGFGDEGNEHELLAFLESCSDHAVDFLHKEPPDQNSKNLSLHEKQDVDTVEPVEAENSTLNKEASHLKPVAAPVNMEEKKRLRRKRKLVVDHVKELSTDTIRKQIADYSDLLAPMEMAPPTRTLMQWMERGSANNLFSQMCSSVDSSTIKEFFSRCLMMESPDVDFGVEEVHQEKLRAAEQREDNSVRSSLGDSPPLTTPELPSEDSLCVQPSAEPPDTLSTQSAVNYQEFMDSRITQRAWRIHRVLKSCNAASFSLMALCAGNNRSQAAGTFSSLLVLQKLEVVQLYQNATYGDILITPGPRF, via the exons ATGCTGTTCTACATCAACCAGTTCAACTCTGAGCAGGGGACTTTAGGCAAAGTCTGGCTGGCAGCCTTTTGGCAGGGAAAAGTCACCAAGGCAGATGTGCTTCAATGTAGCGTGGAGTCAGCTGTCAAAGAAATAAAGTCGCTTGAG CTGAATGTTGGAATGAGAACATATGGACATCTACTCCTCGGTGTGGTTCGCATCCTCTCAAGAAAAGCCGAATACCTACATGCTGACAGTAGCGAAGCCCTTGTGAAAATCAACATGACCTTCCGTCCAG GCTTGACAGGTGCTCCTGTGAATACTAGAGCCATGACTTTAACTGAAGATTTCACTTGCCTTGATAGCTCAATGCCAGAAATGAG CGACTCGGATTGCTTCTCACACCACCAGAGTCGACCAGAGGAAATCACTCTGAAAGACGATTTGGGGAACAATTTCCTGAACTTTGTGGCTTCTG GGAAGGACCTGACTTTCCCAAGTCTGGCCTTTGGAGAGGATGGATTTGGTGACGAGGGCAACGAACATGAACTGCTCG CCTTCCTCGAAAGCTGCAGTGACCACGCCGTGGACTTCTTACATAAGGAACCGCCCGACCAGAATTCCAAGAACCTATCACTCCATGAGAAGCAAG ATGTTGACACAGTAGAGCCTGTGGAAGCTGAGAACTCCACATTGAACAAGGAGGCGTCCCACCTTAAACCTGTGGCGGCTCCTG tgaacatggaggagaagaagcggTTGAGACGAAAACGCAAGTTAGTCGTCGATCATGTTAAAGAACTGAGCACTGACACCATCAGAAAGCAGATTGCCGACTACTCTGACCTGCTCGCCCCAATGGAGATGGCTCCGCCGACCAGGACACTCATGCAGTGGATGGAGCGCGGCAGTGCAAACAACCTCTtctcacagatgtgcagcagtGTCGACTCCTCTACCATCAAGGAG TTCTTTTCCAGGTGTCTCATGATGGAGTCTCCTGACGTAGACTTTGGAGTGGAGGAGGTACATCAGGAGAAACTCCGGG CTGCAGAACAGAGAGAGGATAATAGTGTCCGCAGCAGTTTAGGTGATTCACCACCATTGACCACGCCAGAACTCCCATCAGAAGACTCTCTCTGTGTTCAGCCATCTGCTGAGCCTCCCGACACTCTTTCCACTCAG TCGGCGGTGAACTACCAAGAATTCATGGACAGTAGAATAACCCAGAGGGCGTGGAGGATTCATCGTGTCCTCAAA AGCTGCAATGCCGCCTCGTTCAGCTTGATGGCGCTGTGCGCCGGCAACAATCGCTCACAGGCAGCGGGCACTTTCTCAAGTCTGCTCGTCCTGCAGAAGCTGGAAGTCGTCCAGCTGTACCAGAACGCAACCTACGGGGACATCCTGATCACCCCAGGACCAAGGTTCTAG
- the LOC128749976 gene encoding syntaphilin, whose protein sequence is MSLTPSRRATANQRRCSVGTSGRQSHNDSTSMYASRLRAAEGCPTPRMHPTTPRRQAKHSICSDNHGIRPPTPEQYLTPLQQKEVCIRHLRARLRENVERLQHRDCEIDDLRSQLYKMQEDWIVEECQRLEAQLALKEARKEILHLQEVVESVKSSSGVRDHDPKLESESRGKSRSCGCSPASTLSRSTTHSRLSSEALQLERGPNAPDSSRGSHQTHLLLDPALLSDTLPPQSHLRSPATLSRSFTCDRMCSGGAVLSHSCHSLSSSCRCSGHSYLPHHHLFLHLPQEEPHPAAPASEPIPTPTAPEQRKPEVRSQACSPTMTWLGEDSAIEELSIVSSTVVDISPSEPHQAPLSLPLESPLEVKVSRSPDLPTEPLISQPTPLPAMQEAAVVEIEEDESEAAHPPQRYHWSRYFLVDLLALAVPMMPTMAWLCRGDVMPVCHIGSLLRGCCAVALHSIRRQNAGRGRRPPNISGGTAF, encoded by the exons ATGTCACTCACACCCAGTCGAAGGGCCACCGCAAATCAGCGCAG GTGTTCAGTGGGAACTAGTGGAAGACAGTCCCACAATGACAGCACCAGCATGTATGCCAGTCGGCTCAGAGCAGCAGAGGGTTGCCCAACACCCAGGATGCACCCCACAACCCCCAG GCGTCAGGCAAAGCACAGCATTTGCAGTGACAACCATGGGATCCGACCCCCGACCCCAGAGCAGTACCTCACCCCCCTGCAGCAGAAGGAGGTGTGTATCCGGCACCTACGGGCCAGGCTGAGGGAGAACGTGGAGAGGTTACAGCACAG AGACTGTGAAATAGACGACCTGAGGAGTCAGCTCTACAAGATGCAGGAAGATTGGATTGTGGAAGAGTGTCAACGTCTGGAGGCTCAGTTGGCTCTGAAGGAGGCCCGCAAGGAGATCCTTCACCTTCaggaggtggtggagtcagTCAAGTCCAGTTCAGGGGTTCGGGATCATGACCCGAAACTAGAATCCGAGTCAAGGGGCAAGTCTCGCTCCTGCGGCTGTTCTCCTGCCAGCACGCTGAGCCGCAGCACCACCCACAGCCGCCTGAGCAGTGAAGCGCTGCAGCTGGAGCGCGGTCCCAACGCTCCGGACTCCAGCAGGGGGTCTCACCAGACCCACCTTCTTCTGGATCCAGCTCTGCTGTCTGACACGCTGCCTCCGCAGAGCCACCTCAGAAGCCCCGCCACGCTGTCCCGCTCCTTCACCTGCGACAGGATGTGCAGTGGGGGGGCCGTGCTGTCTCACTCCTGTCACTcgctcagcagcagctgcaggtgcagcGGACACAGCTACCTCCCTCATCATCACCTGTTCCTGCACCTGCCTCAGGAGGAGCCGCACCCAGCTGCTCCGGCCAGCGAGCCGATCCCCACCCCGACCGCTCCGGAGCAGAGGAAGCCAGAAGTGCGCTCTCAGGCCTGCAGCCCCACCATGACTTGGCTCGGCGAGGACAGCGCCATTGAAGAGCTCAGCATTGTGTCCTCAACCGTGGTGGACATTAGCCCATCTGAACCACATCAAGCCCCATTGTCTTTACCTCTCGAATCTCCCCTGGAGGTCAAAGTGTCCAGAAGTCCAGACCTGCCGACAGAGCCCCTCATCAGCCAGCCCACTCCACTCCCGGCGATGCAAGAAGCCGCCGTGGTGGAGATCGAGGAGGATGAAAGTGAGGCAGCACATCCTCCGCAGAGATACCACTGGAGCCGCTACTTCCTGGTGGATCTGTTAGCTTTGGCCGTGCCGATGATGCCGACCATGGCGTGGCTCTGCAGAGGGGACGTCATGCCTGTATGTCACATAGGCTCGCTGCTTAGAGGCTGCTGCGCCGTGGCTCTGCACTCGATCCGACGCCAGAACGCCGGAAGGGGACGCAGACCCCCCAATATCAGCGGAGGAACTGCTTTCTGA
- the LOC128749978 gene encoding peptidyl-prolyl cis-trans isomerase FKBP1A-like, translating into MGVEIETITPGDGRTFPKKGQRVVVHYIGTLSDGKVFDSSRSRGKPFKFKIGHQEVIRGWEEGMALMSVGQRAKLICSPDFAYGSKGHPGIIPPNATLTFDVELLGLEA; encoded by the exons ATGGGAGTAGAAATCGAGACCATAACTCCCGGCGATG GGAGGACGTTCCCAAAGAAGGGCCAGCGGGTAGTTGTCCACTACATCG GAACGCTGTCGGATGGGAAGGTGTTTGACTCCTCAAGGTCCCGTGGAAAGCCATTCAAGTTCAAGATTGGGCACCAGGAGGTGATCCGCGGATGGGAAGAAGGAATGGCGCTG ATGAGTGTCGGTCAGCGGGCCAAGCTGATCTGCTCACCAGACTTTGCCTACGGCAGTAAAGGACACCCTGGCATCATACCACCCAATGCCACTTTGACCTTCGACGTGGAGCTGCTCGGTCTGGAAGCTTGA
- the mfsd2al2 gene encoding sodium-dependent lysophosphatidylcholine symporter 1-B-like produces MSRLFQRDLSSEGQDSISLFRKLCYAVGGVPYQITTVAIGVSLQIFLLDVVRLEAFYVSLILFVSRAWDAVTDPVVGYLVSRSKWTPIGKLTPWLLLSTPFAVLSYLLLWFLPRGTQSVMWFLTATCLFETLMSCFHVPYLSLSMFLGGNQRDRDSATAYRMSVEMLAMLLASVIQGQVVSVYNTEKQEVCGQLDHDAPGSSAPPHTAALQETQKAFLTSALVIGGVFFFCSLVLFLGVREHRAPAVTKNRPRLSYLASVRKLMCHAPFQRLLLGFLFSSFAFQMSLGNFALFCSHVSGLGPEFQHLLLVLLVSASVAVPIWQLVLLRIGKKATVFIGLSLFIPAVIIVACVPSSLPVSMTMCILMGFSVATVFLLPWSMLPDVVDDFAAKHPSCTHQEPLFFSCYAFSTKLVGGLSVGISTMTLQFVGYRADDCHHGDGVVTALVVLFTPVPITLLLIGMLCFHFYPIDERSKHQTTHE; encoded by the exons aTGAGCAGGCTGTTCCAACGGGATCTGTCCTCTGAAGGTCAG GACAGCATCTCCCTGTTCCGAAAGTTGTGCTACGCGGTGGGCGGAGTGCCGTATCAGATCACCACAGTGGCCATCGGTGTTTCCCTGCAGATTTTCCTTCTGGATGTTGTGCGG CTGGAGGCCTTTTATGTCTCCTTGATTTTATTCGTGAGCCGGGCCTGGGACGCCGTGACAGACCCTGTGGTTGGATATCTGGTGAGCCGCAGCAAGTGGACCCCCATCGGGAAGCTGACTCCATG GCTGCTGCTCTCCACGCCCTTCGCTGTTCTCTCTTATCTCCTGCTCTGGTTCCTGCCGCGGGGGACCCAGAGTGTGATGTGGTTCCTCACAGCCACTTGCCTGTTTGAGACCCTCATGAGT TGCTTCCACGTCCCATATCTATCCCTCAGCATGTtcctgggaggaaatcagagggaCAGAGACTCCGCCACAGCCTACA GGATGAGTGTGGAGATGCTGGCCATGCTGCTGGCCTCGGTGATCCAGGGTCAGGTGGTGTCGGTGTACAACACGGAGAAGCAGGAGGTCTGTGGGCAGTTGGACCATGACGCTCCTGGCAGCTCAGCCCCGCCTCACACTGCTGCTCTTCAGGAGACG CAAAAAGCGTTCCTGACCTCAGCACTAGTCATCGGCGGCgtgtttttcttctgcagcCTTGTCCTTTTCTTAGGGGTGAGGGAGCATAGAG CTCCTGCGGTCACCAAGAACCGGCCACGGCTCTCCTATCTGGCGTCTGTGAGGAAGCTGATGTGTCATGCTCCCTTCCAGCGGCTGCTTCTTGGCTTTTTGTTCAGCAGCTTTGCATTTCAG ATGTCGTTGGGTAATTTTGCATTATTTTGCAGCCATGTGTCCGGGCTCGGACCTGAGTTCCAGCACCTTCTTCTGGTTCTGCTG GTCTCTGCGTCTGTCGCTGTTCCAATCTGGCAACTGGTCCTTCTCAGAATTGGAAAAAAGGCCACCGTTTTTATTGGACTATCA CTCTTCATCCCGGCGGTCATAATCGTCGCCTGCGTTCCCAGCAGCCTGCCTGTTTCCATGACTATGTGCATCCTGATGGGATTCAGTGTGGCGACTGTGTTCCTTCTCCCATG GTCGATGCTGCCAGATGTTGTGGACGACTTTGCCGCCAAGCATCCCTCCTGCACACACCAGGAgcccctcttcttctcctgctaTGCCTTCTCTACAAAGCTAGTCGGGGGTCTCTCTGTTGGCATCTCCACTATGACCCTGCA GTTTGTTGGCTACAGAGCTGATGACTGTCACCATGGTGACGGGGTGGTGACAGCTCTGGTTGTGTTGTTCACGCCGGTTCCCATCACACTGCTGCTCATTGGGATGCTCTGCTTCCACTTTTACCCAATAGATGAGAGGTCCAAGCACCAGACCACACACGAGTGA
- the LOC128749955 gene encoding protein FAM110A-like isoform X1 — MLAPCLPAPLVSFVFFHETCLRLSWKPRCLSLCIPRWKTESPGTSEDDTLGITLQELGGKESFARMPVEALKKPIRPPARNVVNATYPRLKPKGPVGPDFFRRFPPATVGPRQSAVERLEADKAKYVKSQQALSKPPSVRPPDSRQPLLSPGSASRPTKKTPTQPKPKQEGVQLNLEHLSSLISDVNDEPASAPSPERTTARNREGPPVPTRNWSSVAKVRLKASTPVKVEGTPPVGTIRRVDVKPMASPVRTPTRPPQFIRQPLQPIPLHPQFPLRPATSHRRLFPLRPTPSPLKPVVPHSEPEDSPPAQPAVASPPSIKVLAPPSPAFTRLSSSSSRKRPSLTRSKSDMSDRFSRAGTELERFFNLCGLDPADLQELTGSSSDIVSLARFRSVSAPGSECAGSDRQEDDGDDDDDEGKATERVPYGVSVIERNARVIKWLYGIRQVKDASPKNTNL, encoded by the exons ATGCTCGCCCCTTGTTTACCTGCTCCActtgtttcttttgtctttttccacGAGACATGTCTGCGCTTGAGCTGGAAGCCCCGTTGTTTGTCACTCTGCATTCCTCGCTG GAAGACTGAGAGTCCAGGAACGAGTGAGGATGACACACTTGGAATAACACTCCAGGAACTTGGTGGAAAGGAGTCCTTCGCAAGAATGCCGGTGGAGGCCCTCAAGAAGCCGATAAGACCGCCAGCAAGAAATGTGGTCAATGCTACGTACCCGCGACTGAAACCCAAGGGGCCTGTGGGTCCAGACTTTTTCCGCCGGTTTCCACCTGCCACAGTGGGTCCGAGGCAGAGCGCTGTGGAGCGTCTGGAGGCGGACAAGGCCAAATATGTCAAGAGTCAGCAGGCTCTTTCCAAGCCGCCGTCTGTTCGGCCGCCTGATTCGCGGCAACCACTGCTCAGCCCCGGTTCTGCTTCTCGACCCACGAAAAAGACTCCCACACAGCCAAAACCTAAACAGGAGGGCGTCCAGCTCAACCTGGAGCATCTCAGCAGCCTGATCAGTGATGTGAACGATGAACCGGCGTCCGCTCCCAGCCCTGAGAGAACCACAGCGCGCAACAGAGAAGGGCCGCCTGTGCCGACCCGAAACTGGTCCAGCGTGGCTAAAGTCAGATTGAAGGCGTCCACGCCGGTCAAAGTTGAAGGGACTCCTCCTGTCGGGACTATACGCAGGGTGGATGTGAAACCCATGGCCAGTCCGGTGAGGACACCCACCAGGCCGCCCCAGTTCATCCGCCAGCCGCTGCAACCCATTCCACTGCACCCACAATTCCCACTCCGCCCTGCTACTTCTCACCGACGCCTCTTCCCACTCCGACCGACGCCCTCTCCCCTGAAACCAGTCGTGCCTCATTCTGAGCCGGAAGACTCCCCTCCTGCTCAACCCGCTGTAGCTTCCCCCCCTAGCATCAAAGTGTTGGCTCCCCCATCCCCAGCTTTCACCCGTttatcctcctccagctccaggaaGCGACCCTCCCTCACACGCTCCAAGTCCGACATGAGCGACCGCTTCTCCAGAGCCGGAACGGAGCTGGAGCGCTTCTTCAATCTGTGTGGCCTGGACCCGGCCGACCTGCAGGAGCTGACCGGCTCCAGCTCCGACATTGTATCGCTCGCTCGATTCCGCAGTGTGAGCGCGCCAGGGTCGGAGTGCGCAGGCTCTGACAGGCaggaggatgatggtgatgatgatgacgatgaaggaAAGGCCACTGAGCGGGTCCCATATGGAGTTTCTGTGATCGAGCGGAATGCCCGAGTGATTAAATGGCTCTACGGAATCCGGCAGGTGAAAGACGCCTCCCCGAAGAACACCAACCTTTGA
- the LOC128749955 gene encoding protein FAM110A-like isoform X2, translating to MPVEALKKPIRPPARNVVNATYPRLKPKGPVGPDFFRRFPPATVGPRQSAVERLEADKAKYVKSQQALSKPPSVRPPDSRQPLLSPGSASRPTKKTPTQPKPKQEGVQLNLEHLSSLISDVNDEPASAPSPERTTARNREGPPVPTRNWSSVAKVRLKASTPVKVEGTPPVGTIRRVDVKPMASPVRTPTRPPQFIRQPLQPIPLHPQFPLRPATSHRRLFPLRPTPSPLKPVVPHSEPEDSPPAQPAVASPPSIKVLAPPSPAFTRLSSSSSRKRPSLTRSKSDMSDRFSRAGTELERFFNLCGLDPADLQELTGSSSDIVSLARFRSVSAPGSECAGSDRQEDDGDDDDDEGKATERVPYGVSVIERNARVIKWLYGIRQVKDASPKNTNL from the coding sequence ATGCCGGTGGAGGCCCTCAAGAAGCCGATAAGACCGCCAGCAAGAAATGTGGTCAATGCTACGTACCCGCGACTGAAACCCAAGGGGCCTGTGGGTCCAGACTTTTTCCGCCGGTTTCCACCTGCCACAGTGGGTCCGAGGCAGAGCGCTGTGGAGCGTCTGGAGGCGGACAAGGCCAAATATGTCAAGAGTCAGCAGGCTCTTTCCAAGCCGCCGTCTGTTCGGCCGCCTGATTCGCGGCAACCACTGCTCAGCCCCGGTTCTGCTTCTCGACCCACGAAAAAGACTCCCACACAGCCAAAACCTAAACAGGAGGGCGTCCAGCTCAACCTGGAGCATCTCAGCAGCCTGATCAGTGATGTGAACGATGAACCGGCGTCCGCTCCCAGCCCTGAGAGAACCACAGCGCGCAACAGAGAAGGGCCGCCTGTGCCGACCCGAAACTGGTCCAGCGTGGCTAAAGTCAGATTGAAGGCGTCCACGCCGGTCAAAGTTGAAGGGACTCCTCCTGTCGGGACTATACGCAGGGTGGATGTGAAACCCATGGCCAGTCCGGTGAGGACACCCACCAGGCCGCCCCAGTTCATCCGCCAGCCGCTGCAACCCATTCCACTGCACCCACAATTCCCACTCCGCCCTGCTACTTCTCACCGACGCCTCTTCCCACTCCGACCGACGCCCTCTCCCCTGAAACCAGTCGTGCCTCATTCTGAGCCGGAAGACTCCCCTCCTGCTCAACCCGCTGTAGCTTCCCCCCCTAGCATCAAAGTGTTGGCTCCCCCATCCCCAGCTTTCACCCGTttatcctcctccagctccaggaaGCGACCCTCCCTCACACGCTCCAAGTCCGACATGAGCGACCGCTTCTCCAGAGCCGGAACGGAGCTGGAGCGCTTCTTCAATCTGTGTGGCCTGGACCCGGCCGACCTGCAGGAGCTGACCGGCTCCAGCTCCGACATTGTATCGCTCGCTCGATTCCGCAGTGTGAGCGCGCCAGGGTCGGAGTGCGCAGGCTCTGACAGGCaggaggatgatggtgatgatgatgacgatgaaggaAAGGCCACTGAGCGGGTCCCATATGGAGTTTCTGTGATCGAGCGGAATGCCCGAGTGATTAAATGGCTCTACGGAATCCGGCAGGTGAAAGACGCCTCCCCGAAGAACACCAACCTTTGA